A genomic stretch from Solanum stenotomum isolate F172 chromosome 8, ASM1918654v1, whole genome shotgun sequence includes:
- the LOC125874252 gene encoding bZIP transcription factor 18, whose protein sequence is MQDPSNPNSKQLNQTPPFSATFRPSHHRRAHSEVNFRLPEDLDLVSDPFDASAGSFEEIGSEDDFFSTYMDIEKLGSGSNPTDIPGFNNAGAGSSGLVADCGDGERNFTRPRHRHSNSVDSSSLLLSESIEAKKAMAPDKLAELWTIDPKRAKRILANRQSASRSKERKARYITELERKVQTLQTEATTLSAQLTLFQRDTTQFTNENTELKLRLQAMAQQAQLRDALNEALKQEVERLKMATGEMSSSDAYNLGMQHIPYNQSAFFSHQPQSGPSESQNIQMQQQFHSLQDSLLNPHRRLLAGHGQVLTDTMQQDPLGRFQGLDIGGRGMHLVKTETPSISASESSSTL, encoded by the exons ATGCAAGATCCGTCGAATCCAAACTCCAAGCAGCTCAATCAGACGCCGCCATTTTCGGCTACATTCAGGCCATCGCACCACCGCAGAGCTCACTCGGAGGTCAACTTCCGGCTCCCTGAGGATCTAGATCTGGTATCTGACCCATTCGATGCGTCCGCCGGAAGTTTTGAGGAGATCGGATCCGAGGACGATTTCTTCTCCACTTACATGGACATTGAAAAACTTGGCTCTGGATCCAACCCTACAGATATTCCAGGGTTCAACAATGCCGGCGCAGGAAGTAGTGGACTCGTAGCTGACTGTGGTGATGGAGAAAGGAATTTCACTAGGCCTCGACACAGGCATAGCAATTCGGTGGATAGTTCCAGCTTGCTGCTAAGTGAGAGTATTGAAGCTAAGAAAGCTATGGCTCCTGATAAACTTGCTGAACTTTGGACCATTGATCCAAAACGCGCCAAAAG GATTTTGGCGAATCGGCAGTCTGCTTCTCGCTCGAAAGAGAGAAAGGCCCGTTACATTACTGAACTTGAGAGAAAGGTTCAGACCCTTCAAACAGAAGCAACCACTCTCTCTGCTCAATTAACCCTTTTCCAG CGGGATACAACACAGTTTACTAATGAGAATACAGAGCTTAAGCTCCGTTTGCAAGCTATGGCACAACAAGCTCAGTTACGTGAtg CTCTGAATGAAGCCCTGAAGCAGGAAGTGGAAAGACTTAAAATGGCCACAGGGGAAATGTCCTCTTCAGATGCATACAATTTGGGGATGCAGCACATTCCATATAACCAATCAGCGTTCTTTTCCCATCAGCCACAATCAGGGCCTAGCGAATCCCAGAACATACAGATGCAGCAGCAATTTCATTCCCTCCAGGATAGCTTGTTGAATCCTCATCGCCGTTTACTTGCAGGACATGGACAGGTTCTCACAGACACAATGCAACAGGATCCCCTTGGTCGTTTTCAAGGTCTCGATATTGGTGGCAGGGGTATGCATCTTGTCAAAACTGAAACTCCTTCAATTTCTGCCAGTGAGAGCAGCAGTACATTGTGA